From a single Mesorhizobium shangrilense genomic region:
- a CDS encoding HpcH/HpaI aldolase/citrate lyase family protein, which translates to MSHTINHLRKLRLQRSELAVPGSSPEMIDKAANSAADFVFLDIEDAVAPPDKERARKNIIQALNDIDWRAKGKTVSVRINGLDTHYMYRDVVDVMEQAGDRLDTILVPKVGVPADLYMVEAMINQIEMAKGYQTRVGLEALIETALGMANVEAIAAFPGRLEAMHFGVADYAASCKARTVNIGGLNPDYPGDQWHFALSRMTVACRAYGLRAIDGPFGDFSDPEGYIAGARRAAALGIEGKWAIHPSQIELANTVFSPPEKEVTRARRILEVLKEAEAQGKGAAALDGKMIDAASERMARNVLVVNEAIERAGHARAAAH; encoded by the coding sequence ATGAGCCACACCATCAACCATCTCAGGAAACTCCGCCTGCAACGCAGCGAACTGGCCGTTCCCGGTTCGAGCCCGGAAATGATCGACAAGGCGGCCAACAGCGCCGCCGACTTTGTCTTTCTCGATATCGAGGACGCGGTCGCCCCGCCCGACAAGGAGCGTGCACGCAAGAACATCATCCAGGCTCTCAATGACATCGACTGGCGCGCCAAGGGCAAGACCGTCTCGGTGCGCATCAATGGCCTCGACACGCATTACATGTACCGCGACGTCGTCGACGTGATGGAACAGGCCGGCGACCGGCTGGACACCATCCTGGTGCCGAAGGTCGGCGTTCCCGCCGATCTCTATATGGTCGAGGCCATGATCAACCAGATCGAGATGGCCAAGGGATATCAAACCCGCGTCGGTCTCGAAGCGCTGATCGAGACGGCGCTGGGCATGGCCAATGTCGAGGCGATCGCGGCTTTCCCCGGACGACTGGAGGCAATGCATTTCGGGGTCGCCGACTATGCCGCCAGTTGCAAGGCGCGCACCGTCAACATTGGCGGCCTCAACCCCGACTATCCTGGTGACCAGTGGCATTTTGCCTTGTCACGGATGACGGTCGCCTGCCGGGCCTATGGCCTGAGGGCCATCGATGGACCGTTCGGCGATTTCTCCGACCCGGAGGGCTATATCGCGGGCGCAAGGCGCGCGGCGGCACTCGGGATTGAAGGCAAATGGGCGATACACCCGTCGCAGATCGAGCTTGCCAACACCGTGTTCTCACCCCCGGAAAAAGAGGTCACCCGGGCCAGGCGCATCCTGGAGGTGCTCAAGGAGGCCGAGGCGCAGGGCAAGGGAGCGGCGGCGCTGGACGGCAAGATGATCGACGCGGCGTCGGAGCGCATGGCGCGCAACGTGCTGGTGGTCAACGAGGCAATCGAACGCGCAGGTCATGCGCGCGCCGCCGCGCATTGA
- a CDS encoding methyltransferase family protein, with protein MTDNQPKPGIIPWPPLIYIAAIAVSVVLGLLYPLPWIGDLLGDILFAAGWVALLGVAALWFTAIRTMMRAKTTLNPNAVPDHLVTSGPFGITRNPMYLANTLLLIGVAFVSGIAWFLPLAFIAAFVTQKVAIEGEEKILAAKFGKKYRDYAKRVRRWI; from the coding sequence ATGACCGACAACCAGCCAAAGCCGGGAATCATACCGTGGCCGCCGCTGATCTATATCGCGGCCATCGCCGTCAGCGTCGTGCTCGGGCTTCTCTATCCGTTGCCCTGGATCGGCGACCTGTTGGGCGACATCCTGTTCGCGGCCGGCTGGGTGGCGCTGCTCGGCGTCGCCGCGCTCTGGTTCACGGCGATCCGCACCATGATGCGGGCCAAGACCACGCTCAATCCCAATGCCGTGCCCGACCATCTGGTAACGAGCGGCCCGTTCGGCATTACCCGCAATCCAATGTACCTGGCCAACACGCTGCTGCTGATCGGCGTGGCCTTTGTCTCGGGAATAGCCTGGTTCCTGCCGCTGGCTTTCATCGCCGCCTTCGTTACGCAAAAAGTCGCGATCGAAGGCGAGGAGAAAATCCTTGCGGCCAAGTTCGGCAAGAAATACCGGGACTACGCAAAAAGAGTGCGGCGCTGGATTTAA
- a CDS encoding aminotransferase class V-fold PLP-dependent enzyme encodes MAGFTHLFIPGPTNIPEQVRQAMNLPMEDMRAGSFPDFTLPLFEDIKRVFKNETGRVFIYPSSGTGAWEAAMTNVLSPGDRVLMSRFGQFSHLWVDMAERLGFDVEVIDCEWGTGVPLDLYAERLKADKAHRIKAIFCTQNETATGVTSDVAGCRAALDASNHPALLFVDGVSSIGSIDFRQEEWGVDCAVSGSQKGFMLPAGLGFLSVSKKALAASRTATHRRCFFSFEDMIRANDAGYFPYTPATQLLRGLRASLDLIAEEGLDAIFARHHRLGEGVRKAVDAWGLKLCAKAPEWHSDTVSAILVPEGIDSGDVVKRAYQKYQTSLGGGLNKVFGKVFRIGHLGWLNEVMVCASLSAAEMALLDCGVRLAPGAGVGAAMKHFRDSGEMLVAKAA; translated from the coding sequence ATGGCTGGGTTCACCCATCTTTTCATTCCGGGGCCTACCAACATCCCCGAACAGGTCCGGCAAGCCATGAACCTTCCGATGGAGGACATGCGCGCGGGATCGTTCCCTGATTTCACATTGCCGCTGTTCGAGGATATCAAGCGCGTCTTCAAGAACGAAACCGGCCGCGTCTTCATCTACCCATCGTCCGGCACGGGCGCCTGGGAGGCGGCAATGACCAACGTGCTCAGCCCGGGCGATCGCGTGCTGATGTCGCGCTTTGGCCAGTTCTCGCATCTTTGGGTCGACATGGCCGAGCGCCTGGGCTTCGATGTCGAGGTGATCGACTGCGAGTGGGGAACCGGTGTCCCGCTCGACCTCTATGCGGAGCGGCTCAAGGCCGACAAGGCACACCGCATCAAGGCGATCTTCTGCACCCAGAACGAGACCGCGACCGGCGTCACCAGCGACGTCGCCGGCTGTCGTGCCGCGCTCGATGCGTCGAACCACCCTGCCCTGCTCTTCGTCGACGGCGTGTCGTCGATAGGGTCGATCGATTTCCGGCAGGAAGAATGGGGCGTCGACTGCGCCGTCAGCGGCTCGCAGAAAGGCTTCATGCTTCCGGCCGGTCTCGGCTTCCTGTCGGTCAGCAAGAAGGCGCTGGCCGCTTCGAGGACCGCGACCCACCGGCGCTGCTTCTTCTCGTTCGAGGACATGATCCGCGCCAACGACGCCGGCTATTTCCCCTACACGCCGGCGACGCAACTCCTGCGCGGCCTGCGCGCCTCGCTCGACCTGATTGCCGAAGAAGGGCTCGACGCCATCTTCGCCCGTCACCATCGCTTGGGCGAAGGCGTGCGCAAGGCCGTCGACGCCTGGGGCCTGAAGCTGTGCGCCAAGGCTCCGGAATGGCACTCCGACACGGTCAGCGCCATCCTTGTGCCGGAAGGCATCGACAGCGGCGATGTCGTCAAGCGTGCCTACCAGAAATACCAGACGTCGCTTGGCGGCGGTCTCAACAAGGTGTTCGGCAAGGTTTTCCGCATCGGCCACCTCGGCTGGCTGAACGAAGTGATGGTCTGCGCCTCGCTGTCGGCGGCGGAAATGGCGCTGCTCGACTGCGGCGTCCGGCTCGCGCCGGGGGCGGGCGTGGGTGCGGCGATGAAGCACTTCCGGGACTCGGGCGAAATGCTCGTCGCCAAGGCAGCGTGA
- a CDS encoding MFS transporter translates to MSTHVRHPIWLPALKAADARTFASLYAVESFARAIVSSVIPIQAYEILHNEQIVSILYTIVAMLGLSVTLFMPMLIRRFARRWVYTAGACLLAIGSLFFVTHTLAGQLTGMLCRVMGASALGITLNLYIMDHIRKTDFMQAESLRMAWSMVAWTGGPTLGIFLYTRFGIYAAHGAVAVFAMILLALFWFYRLSDNQLIRPGKTRPANPLANIGRFIAQPRLRLAWLIAFGRSCFWTTFFVYGPLFMVITGQGDMAGGLLVSAGNALLFMAIFWGKAGKRFGGRRTMTFAYFAMSATLLAAGAVGETVPLLTGAFLLCGAFFTIALDALGSTAFMRSVRSYERAQMAAVYRTYLDFSELTPPLVYSVVLAFFGLGAVFATLGILAAICGFVTWRYLPKSL, encoded by the coding sequence ATGTCCACCCATGTGCGTCATCCGATCTGGCTTCCGGCCCTCAAGGCCGCGGATGCGCGCACTTTTGCCTCGCTCTATGCGGTCGAATCCTTCGCCCGCGCCATCGTGTCGAGCGTCATCCCGATCCAGGCCTATGAGATCCTGCACAATGAGCAGATCGTCTCGATTCTCTACACCATCGTGGCGATGCTCGGCCTGTCGGTGACACTGTTCATGCCGATGCTGATCCGGCGTTTTGCCCGGCGCTGGGTCTACACCGCCGGCGCCTGCCTGCTCGCCATCGGCTCGCTGTTCTTCGTCACGCACACGCTTGCCGGGCAATTGACAGGTATGCTGTGCCGCGTCATGGGCGCCAGCGCGCTGGGCATCACGCTCAACCTCTACATCATGGATCACATCCGCAAGACCGATTTCATGCAGGCCGAATCGCTGCGCATGGCGTGGTCGATGGTGGCGTGGACCGGAGGTCCGACGCTTGGCATCTTCCTCTACACGCGTTTCGGCATCTATGCGGCGCATGGCGCGGTCGCCGTCTTCGCCATGATCCTGCTGGCGCTGTTCTGGTTCTACCGGCTCAGCGACAACCAATTGATCCGCCCGGGCAAGACGCGGCCAGCCAATCCGCTCGCCAATATCGGCCGCTTCATCGCCCAGCCGAGGCTGCGGCTGGCCTGGCTCATCGCCTTCGGCCGCTCATGCTTCTGGACGACCTTCTTCGTCTATGGGCCGCTGTTCATGGTGATCACCGGGCAAGGCGACATGGCCGGCGGCCTGCTGGTTTCCGCCGGCAATGCGCTTCTGTTCATGGCGATCTTCTGGGGCAAGGCCGGAAAACGCTTCGGTGGCCGCCGCACCATGACATTTGCATATTTCGCCATGTCGGCAACGCTTCTGGCGGCTGGCGCCGTTGGCGAGACCGTGCCGCTTCTGACCGGCGCCTTCCTGCTTTGCGGCGCCTTCTTCACCATCGCGCTCGACGCGCTGGGCTCGACCGCCTTCATGCGCTCGGTGCGCTCCTACGAGCGAGCGCAGATGGCGGCTGTCTATCGCACCTATCTCGACTTTTCCGAGCTGACGCCGCCGCTGGTCTATTCCGTGGTGCTGGCGTTTTTCGGCCTTGGGGCGGTCTTCGCCACGCTCGGCATCCTGGCCGCGATCTGCGGCTTCGTGACGTGGCGGTACCTGCCGAAGTCTCTCTGA
- the sucD gene encoding succinate--CoA ligase subunit alpha, giving the protein MAILLNRSTRVIVQGFTGKIGSFHAEDMKRYGTKLVGGVTPGKGGQTHLGLPIFNTVKGAVRETRAEASIVFVPPPFAADSIMEAADAGIKLCVCITDGIPSQDMMQVKRYMRRYRFEDRMRLIGPNCAGVITPGQALMGIMPGSIYLPGRVGIVGRSGTLGYEAASQMKAHGIGVSTSVGIGGDPINGSSFKDMLKLFEHDDDTDAVVMIGEIGGPQEAEAAIWARDNMRKPLIAYIAGLSAPKGRRMGHAGAIISAFGESAQEKVEILKEAGVVIVPTPASFGEVVADTLARMKKAA; this is encoded by the coding sequence ATGGCAATCCTGCTCAACCGCAGCACACGAGTTATCGTTCAGGGGTTCACCGGCAAGATCGGCAGCTTCCACGCCGAGGACATGAAGCGCTATGGCACCAAGCTCGTCGGCGGCGTGACGCCCGGCAAGGGCGGGCAGACGCATCTCGGCCTGCCGATCTTCAACACGGTGAAGGGCGCCGTGCGCGAGACCCGCGCGGAGGCCAGCATCGTTTTCGTGCCGCCGCCGTTTGCCGCTGACTCGATCATGGAAGCCGCGGATGCCGGCATAAAGCTCTGCGTCTGCATCACCGACGGCATTCCTTCGCAGGACATGATGCAGGTCAAGCGTTACATGCGCCGCTATCGCTTCGAGGACCGCATGCGGCTGATCGGACCGAACTGCGCCGGGGTCATCACCCCCGGACAGGCACTTATGGGCATCATGCCGGGCAGCATCTACCTTCCCGGCCGCGTCGGCATCGTCGGGCGCTCGGGCACGCTTGGCTACGAAGCCGCCTCGCAGATGAAGGCCCATGGCATCGGCGTGTCGACCAGCGTCGGCATCGGCGGCGATCCGATCAACGGTTCGTCGTTCAAGGACATGCTGAAGCTGTTCGAGCATGACGACGATACCGACGCCGTGGTGATGATCGGCGAGATCGGCGGCCCCCAGGAAGCCGAAGCCGCGATCTGGGCGCGCGACAACATGCGCAAGCCGCTGATCGCCTATATTGCCGGGCTTTCCGCTCCAAAAGGCAGGCGCATGGGCCATGCCGGCGCGATCATTTCTGCCTTTGGCGAGTCGGCGCAGGAAAAAGTCGAGATCCTCAAGGAAGCCGGCGTCGTCATCGTGCCGACACCCGCGTCCTTTGGTGAGGTCGTTGCCGATACGCTGGCCCGGATGAAGAAGGCGGCGTGA
- a CDS encoding malate--CoA ligase subunit beta, with product MDIHEYQAKELLARHGVHVPRGGLAYSPEQATYRAREIGGGKWVVKAQVHSGARGKAGGIKLCVNDEEISNAAEAMLGRKLVTQQTGPRGKLVSRLYLEEAVDIAQELYVGFVLDRKEERVMIVASAAGGMEIEDIVQDAPDSIIRTTVDPGVGMQRFQAREIAFGLGLDQNLIGKATETILGCYQVFRDYDASMLEINPLVVTRDGNLVALDAKMSFDENALFRRPEISELRDKSQEDPRETFASDRGLSYVGLDGNIGCIINGAGLAMATMDMIKIAGGEPANFLDIGGGASPERVAKSFRAVLGDKNVETILVNIFAGINRCDWVAEGVVKAIREVGVNVPLVVRLAGTKVEEGRRILADSGEAVIVADTLAEAAEKAVAAWRSVSLKKAS from the coding sequence ATGGATATCCACGAATATCAGGCCAAGGAACTGCTGGCACGCCACGGGGTCCATGTCCCGCGCGGCGGGCTGGCCTACAGCCCTGAGCAGGCGACCTACCGCGCCCGCGAGATCGGCGGCGGCAAATGGGTCGTCAAGGCGCAGGTTCACTCCGGCGCGCGTGGCAAGGCTGGCGGTATCAAGCTCTGCGTCAATGACGAGGAAATCTCAAACGCCGCCGAGGCCATGCTGGGGCGCAAGCTGGTGACCCAGCAGACCGGGCCGCGCGGCAAGCTTGTATCGAGGCTCTATCTCGAGGAAGCCGTCGACATCGCACAGGAGCTGTATGTCGGCTTCGTCCTCGACCGCAAGGAAGAGCGCGTCATGATCGTCGCGTCCGCCGCCGGCGGCATGGAGATCGAGGACATCGTCCAGGACGCTCCCGATTCCATCATCCGGACCACGGTCGATCCCGGCGTCGGCATGCAGCGGTTCCAGGCGCGCGAGATCGCCTTCGGCCTCGGCCTGGATCAGAACCTGATCGGCAAGGCGACCGAAACAATCCTCGGCTGTTACCAGGTGTTCCGCGACTACGATGCCTCGATGCTCGAGATCAATCCGCTGGTGGTAACGCGCGACGGCAATCTCGTCGCGCTCGACGCCAAGATGTCGTTCGACGAGAACGCGCTGTTTCGCCGACCGGAAATCTCCGAATTGCGCGACAAGAGCCAGGAGGACCCGCGCGAGACCTTTGCCAGCGACCGTGGCCTTTCCTATGTCGGCCTCGACGGCAATATCGGCTGCATCATCAATGGCGCCGGCCTCGCCATGGCGACGATGGACATGATCAAGATCGCCGGGGGCGAGCCGGCCAACTTCCTCGACATCGGCGGTGGCGCCTCGCCCGAGCGGGTCGCGAAATCGTTCCGAGCCGTGCTTGGCGACAAGAATGTCGAGACCATCCTCGTCAACATTTTCGCCGGCATCAACCGCTGCGACTGGGTCGCCGAGGGTGTCGTCAAGGCGATCCGCGAAGTCGGCGTCAACGTGCCGTTGGTGGTACGGCTCGCCGGCACAAAGGTCGAGGAAGGACGTCGCATACTCGCCGATTCCGGCGAAGCGGTGATCGTTGCCGACACGCTGGCCGAAGCCGCCGAAAAAGCCGTCGCCGCCTGGCGCTCGGTGTCATTGAAAAAAGCAAGCTGA
- a CDS encoding MerR family transcriptional regulator, with amino-acid sequence MREYYSITELTREFDVSTRTLRFYEDEGLVQPVRRGRTRLFRPSDRHLIRQIMRGKRLGFSINEIREIIQMYKEPPGEVGQLKLMIKRIEEKREDLRQKRRDLEETLAELDQAEESCVERLVELGVNT; translated from the coding sequence ATGCGGGAATATTATTCGATCACCGAACTGACCCGCGAATTCGACGTTTCGACGCGGACGCTGCGCTTTTACGAGGATGAGGGGCTGGTGCAGCCGGTGCGGCGCGGCCGTACCCGCCTGTTCCGTCCGTCGGACCGGCATCTCATCCGCCAGATCATGCGCGGAAAGAGGCTCGGCTTCTCGATCAACGAGATCCGCGAAATCATCCAGATGTACAAGGAGCCGCCTGGCGAGGTCGGCCAACTCAAGCTGATGATCAAGCGCATCGAGGAGAAGCGCGAGGATCTCAGGCAGAAACGGCGCGACCTCGAAGAGACGCTAGCTGAGCTCGACCAGGCCGAGGAATCATGCGTTGAGCGGCTCGTGGAGCTTGGCGTGAATACGTAA
- a CDS encoding DUF1624 domain-containing protein, whose amino-acid sequence MSIHTPTAPVQDQPRRIVSIDVLRGIALLAMASYHFTWDLEFFGYTDPGLTAFGWWKIYARCIASTFLFLVGVSLFLAHGKKIRWNGFWKRFAMVAVAALAISIVTRIATPDGFIFFGILHEIALASLLGLLFLRLPALLMLIIAALVIAAPFYLRSEIFDHPALWWVGLSANNPRSNDYVPLFPWFGAVLVGIGVTKLAAASGILTRLASVTPGRWANPLVFIGRHSLAFYLIHQPLLISCVWLFAQIMPAPVETKQVNFLKACQVSCEQQRDKAFCTAYCGCMLDALESETTLDRLYSNDQTAEWKAHLGDLADTCTAKAEDKMMEGGAQ is encoded by the coding sequence ATGAGCATCCATACGCCGACCGCACCCGTTCAGGATCAACCAAGGCGCATCGTCAGCATCGACGTGCTCCGTGGCATCGCGCTGCTTGCCATGGCGAGCTACCATTTCACCTGGGATCTCGAGTTCTTCGGCTATACCGATCCCGGCCTGACCGCCTTTGGCTGGTGGAAGATCTATGCGCGTTGCATCGCTTCGACCTTCCTGTTCCTGGTCGGCGTCAGCCTGTTCCTGGCCCATGGCAAGAAAATCCGCTGGAACGGCTTCTGGAAGCGCTTCGCCATGGTTGCCGTGGCGGCACTCGCCATATCGATCGTCACCCGGATCGCCACGCCGGACGGCTTCATCTTCTTCGGCATCCTGCATGAGATCGCACTGGCAAGCCTGCTCGGGCTGCTGTTCCTGCGGTTGCCGGCGTTGCTGATGCTTATCATCGCGGCGCTCGTCATTGCTGCGCCCTTTTACCTGCGTTCCGAGATTTTCGACCATCCTGCCCTATGGTGGGTCGGCCTGTCGGCGAACAATCCGCGCTCCAACGACTACGTTCCGCTGTTTCCATGGTTCGGTGCCGTGCTTGTGGGCATTGGCGTGACCAAGCTTGCCGCTGCCTCCGGCATCCTGACGCGCCTGGCCAGTGTCACGCCTGGACGCTGGGCAAACCCGCTGGTCTTCATCGGCCGCCACAGCCTGGCCTTCTACCTGATCCACCAACCCCTGCTTATCTCCTGCGTCTGGCTGTTTGCGCAGATTATGCCGGCGCCGGTCGAAACCAAGCAGGTCAATTTCCTGAAAGCCTGCCAGGTCTCTTGCGAGCAGCAGCGCGACAAGGCGTTCTGTACAGCCTATTGTGGGTGCATGCTCGATGCGCTGGAGAGCGAGACCACGCTCGACCGGCTCTACAGCAACGACCAGACCGCCGAATGGAAAGCGCATCTGGGCGACCTCGCCGACACCTGCACCGCCAAGGCCGAGGACAAGATGATGGAGGGAGGGGCGCAATGA
- a CDS encoding response regulator transcription factor, which produces MNIQSERTDQAIEQRVRVLVAERNPLVLSALREMLECDGRFEFFGSVRSGKHFLELATASQFDVAVIGWKLVDMDGADLLAEIQNRKLNVRVTVFSNEHDIGILKQCVRLGAHGYCFQFDEPQIIFETILAVAHGRICIPYIDINKVNDTPLSRLTVRERELLAVLADGWTNLQIATRTGISENTVKYHLKNLYDKLAVRNRAMAVALYSSEKRRGS; this is translated from the coding sequence TTGAACATCCAGTCGGAGAGAACAGACCAGGCAATTGAACAGCGCGTTCGCGTTCTCGTCGCCGAACGCAACCCGCTGGTGTTGTCGGCCCTGCGTGAAATGCTGGAATGCGACGGGCGTTTCGAGTTTTTCGGCTCGGTGCGCAGCGGCAAGCATTTCCTGGAACTCGCAACGGCGTCGCAATTCGATGTCGCCGTCATCGGCTGGAAACTCGTCGACATGGACGGCGCCGACCTCCTGGCGGAGATACAGAACCGCAAGCTCAACGTGCGCGTTACTGTCTTTTCGAACGAACACGATATCGGAATCCTGAAGCAATGCGTGCGCCTCGGGGCCCATGGCTACTGTTTCCAGTTCGACGAGCCCCAGATCATCTTCGAGACGATCCTCGCGGTCGCGCACGGCCGCATCTGCATCCCTTACATCGACATCAACAAGGTCAACGACACGCCGCTGTCGCGGCTCACGGTGCGGGAGCGGGAACTTCTGGCGGTGCTTGCCGACGGCTGGACCAACCTGCAGATCGCGACACGCACCGGTATCTCCGAGAATACCGTGAAGTATCATCTCAAGAATCTCTACGACAAGCTTGCCGTCCGCAATCGGGCAATGGCGGTCGCACTCTATTCGAGTGAGAAGCGTCGCGGCTCCTAG
- the cobU gene encoding bifunctional adenosylcobinamide kinase/adenosylcobinamide-phosphate guanylyltransferase translates to MADPVAHEGTLTFLIGGARSGKSRHAEVLTTAHPAPWTYIATAQAYDDEMRERIALHRSRRGEGWATIDAPLDLAGAIETLPDGRPLLVDCLTLWLTNHMLAEHDVEAECRRLADVLSRPRGPWFVVSNEVGQGIVPDNALARRFRDAAGRLNQQVAAVAETVLLMVAGLPLKVK, encoded by the coding sequence ATGGCTGATCCCGTTGCACATGAGGGTACGCTGACCTTTCTCATCGGCGGCGCACGCTCCGGCAAGAGCCGCCATGCCGAGGTGCTGACGACCGCTCATCCGGCGCCGTGGACCTACATTGCCACCGCGCAAGCCTATGACGACGAGATGCGCGAGCGTATCGCCTTGCACCGCTCGCGCCGAGGCGAGGGCTGGGCGACCATCGACGCACCGCTCGACCTTGCCGGTGCGATCGAGACGCTGCCGGATGGCCGGCCGCTGCTGGTAGACTGCCTGACCTTGTGGCTGACCAACCATATGCTGGCCGAACATGATGTGGAGGCCGAATGCCGGCGATTGGCGGATGTGCTGTCGCGGCCGCGGGGGCCGTGGTTCGTGGTTTCCAACGAGGTCGGCCAGGGCATCGTGCCTGACAATGCGCTGGCTCGCCGTTTTCGCGATGCCGCCGGCCGGCTCAACCAGCAGGTTGCGGCAGTCGCCGAAACAGTGTTGCTGATGGTGGCGGGGCTGCCGCTGAAGGTGAAGTGA
- the cobO gene encoding cob(I)yrinic acid a,c-diamide adenosyltransferase: MTDIEHKIVDDRDEERHRAKMAKRKAVQDAEVAAKTVEKGLLIVNTGPGKGKTTAAFGLALRMLGYGKRVGVVQFIKGKWHTGEKDAFAAFGDRVVWHTMGEGFTWETQDLKRDIAAAEAAWAKVLELMADPSISLLVLDELNIALRYDYLDLEKVVNALKARREGLHVVVTGRNAKPALVEAADLVTEMGVTKHHFSAGVKAQQGIEF; the protein is encoded by the coding sequence ATGACCGATATCGAGCACAAGATCGTCGACGACAGGGACGAGGAACGCCACCGTGCCAAGATGGCCAAGCGCAAGGCGGTGCAGGACGCCGAGGTGGCCGCCAAGACGGTCGAGAAGGGGCTTTTGATCGTCAACACAGGACCCGGCAAGGGCAAGACCACAGCCGCTTTCGGTCTGGCCTTGCGGATGCTCGGCTACGGGAAGCGCGTCGGCGTCGTCCAGTTCATCAAGGGCAAATGGCATACCGGCGAGAAGGACGCCTTCGCCGCCTTCGGCGACCGCGTCGTCTGGCACACGATGGGCGAAGGGTTTACCTGGGAAACGCAGGACCTGAAGCGCGATATCGCGGCGGCTGAAGCTGCGTGGGCCAAGGTGCTCGAACTGATGGCTGATCCGTCGATCAGCCTGCTGGTGCTCGACGAGTTGAATATCGCCTTGCGCTACGACTATCTCGATCTCGAAAAAGTGGTCAACGCGCTGAAGGCGCGGCGCGAAGGGCTGCATGTCGTCGTCACCGGCCGCAATGCCAAGCCGGCGCTGGTCGAGGCCGCCGATCTGGTCACCGAAATGGGCGTGACCAAGCACCATTTTTCGGCTGGGGTGAAAGCGCAGCAGGGGATCGAGTTCTGA
- a CDS encoding aromatic ring-hydroxylating oxygenase subunit alpha: protein MQPDPSKRATYNGLTRAEATLPSSAYWDMSAYQCDLDAIWYRSWLLVCRETDLAEPLAFRTFRVGTQEIVVLRDETGVLRAFHNTCRHRGSQLCQESEGRLKARLLTCPYHAWSYSLRGDLVRVPSKSLPEGFDKADHPLYQVALSVWRGFVFINLREDAEGSAENSFDPASGNLGNWPLETLVTGHVLRKVMNCNWKIFWENFNECLHCPGVHKDLSRLVPIYGRGLMGRHDDPEWARHADNDAPEFSGGLRNGAETWSSDGRAHGPVFVGLTPAERSAGQTYATNLPSMFVVGHVDYVRTVRLAPLGPEQTELTAEWLFAPEALKAPQADIDNIVAFGKQVLEEDAAICEVNQKGLHSMRHEVGVLMPEEYELHRFHNWIRERHAAVSPTP, encoded by the coding sequence ATGCAACCCGACCCTAGCAAGCGCGCCACCTACAACGGACTGACCCGGGCTGAAGCGACGCTGCCGTCATCGGCCTATTGGGATATGTCGGCCTATCAGTGCGACCTCGACGCCATCTGGTATCGAAGCTGGCTGCTCGTCTGCCGCGAGACCGACCTCGCCGAGCCGCTGGCATTCAGGACGTTCAGGGTCGGCACGCAGGAAATCGTGGTGCTGCGCGACGAGACAGGCGTTCTCCGCGCGTTCCACAACACTTGCCGGCATCGCGGCTCGCAACTGTGCCAGGAAAGCGAGGGCCGGCTGAAGGCTCGGCTCCTCACCTGCCCCTATCATGCCTGGTCCTATTCGCTGCGCGGCGATCTTGTGCGCGTGCCGTCGAAATCGCTGCCCGAAGGTTTCGACAAGGCCGATCATCCGCTCTACCAGGTAGCGCTCTCGGTGTGGCGCGGCTTTGTTTTCATCAACCTGCGGGAAGACGCCGAAGGCTCAGCCGAAAACTCGTTCGATCCCGCATCCGGCAATCTCGGCAACTGGCCGCTGGAAACACTGGTGACCGGCCATGTGCTGCGCAAGGTGATGAACTGCAACTGGAAGATTTTTTGGGAAAACTTCAACGAGTGCCTGCACTGCCCGGGCGTCCACAAGGACCTGTCGCGACTGGTGCCGATCTACGGTCGTGGCCTGATGGGCCGGCATGACGACCCCGAATGGGCGCGCCATGCCGACAATGACGCGCCGGAATTTTCAGGCGGCCTGAGAAATGGAGCCGAAACATGGTCGAGCGACGGGCGCGCGCATGGGCCGGTCTTCGTCGGCCTGACGCCGGCCGAACGCTCCGCCGGTCAGACCTATGCCACCAACCTGCCGTCCATGTTCGTCGTCGGCCATGTCGACTATGTCCGCACCGTACGGCTTGCGCCGCTGGGTCCGGAGCAGACCGAACTGACCGCCGAATGGCTGTTTGCGCCGGAAGCCTTGAAGGCACCTCAAGCCGACATCGACAACATCGTCGCCTTCGGCAAGCAGGTGCTGGAGGAAGATGCGGCGATCTGCGAGGTCAATCAGAAAGGCCTGCACTCGATGCGCCACGAGGTCGGCGTTCTCATGCCCGAGGAGTATGAGCTGCACCGCTTCCACAACTGGATACGCGAGCGCCACGCAGCGGTTTCGCCCACGCCCTGA